The Archocentrus centrarchus isolate MPI-CPG fArcCen1 chromosome 5, fArcCen1, whole genome shotgun sequence genome contains the following window.
TCCGGGCTTCACCAGCGTTCCGGTCTCCAGTCCCTTCTTCAAGTTTTTGCGAACCAAAGTCTTCAGCCTCACCGGATCCACCGACGGGTATTTTTCTGTGATGAACTTCTGGATCGCGTGGGATGAAACCCCTTTGCGCGAGTCCAACGCTTGAAGCGCCTCTTCCACCATAATCGCCGTGGATGGATGAGGCGCAGCATCTACACACAGCATATTTACACGTCATTTAAAAGGGTTTTGTTTTATCTCAGTTTTAGACGACCGTCTGAGTTTTCCTGGTTTGCGCACAGACCTGATTTTTTGTCAGTTCTCGCGTACGCCGGCTCTTCACTTGAGGACGAATCAGACGGCTCAGCAGAGGCTGCTGCTGGCTTTTTGGGAGGCATTAGGcaaaaatctaaaattaaaaacaagtcACAATAAAGGCAGACAAAGCaaagtctaaaaataaaaaaaaatgctatgtTTCCTTTTATTGTCTGTTCACTGGCTCCGTTTTTATACAGTTGCTTCCGGTAAAATGAGACCAGGTGAACCACATCTCACCAGGTGCGGTAAATTAGGATTTGGAAACGGTAATGACTGACGGGAGTATGATTACGttaaagacagagagggagagagagacgcACGGTGCTTAATAAATGttttagaccaccacccagtgtGAGGCTTATGCCACAGCTTCCCTAAACTAAGAATACTTTTGtaatgaaaatcatttttatgtttctgtaatcgTTAATTCACCAGCATGCCCAAGCGCTTTTATCAAAATATTTATAATGTTAAAATAGAATTATTGTTCTTATCCATGCATTTCCAAATTTActgatttacaaaaaaacccaaaaaaaaaaaacaaaaaaaaaaaaacagcccccccaaaaaccaaactgaaaaagtaaacaatgccattattattattattttttttttattaagaagcCAAATTACaattatttacttgcattcagaaaaaatagttttagttttagtggttgaatgttatgtttgattaatttctgacttctcagagaagtccagggtgccagctcaaatttgggtataaaatgtgaatttttagctttaaacaagtttttgacaggcttataaaatatttgcatcttcttgtttttatgacaggtggtctaaatttgttaagcactgtatattAAGTGCAATGTAATATTTCTTTCACTGTGCTTGGACTCGGTTTATCTTTTTGGAAATAACCTCTCTGGCATTTGAGTAAATCCTTTCACATGATACTGAGGAGGCAGGGGTGCACAGGTATCCCACAGCAGGCCTGTGTTTGGACATATGCACCTCTGCCTAGATGATACCCATAGATGAGgtagtggtaaatggactagttcttatatagtgctcttctactctaattgagcactcaaagcactcatATACCCATTCATACAACAGCTCAGAGTGTTGCCACGAAGGGGAAACCTTTCACCTTTAGCAGCTCCATTGAAACCAGCTCATCTGTGTCACAGCAAACTGGTGAAACTCCAACATGAACACTAACAAATTTTGCAGGTGATTTTGCATGATTTCATAAATGATGCCAACACTCGAACCATTACCTGAACATAAGCAAGCCTCGACACACGTTTCATAAAAGTCTTGCTGGATTTCTGGACACACGGTCTGAAGCCTCAGCACAGCAGTCCCATCACTACCTGAGTTTGCTGGATCAAGAATCAACTTCCTTGCAATCTGGCGACAAACAAGCTGTTCTGTCTTCCCTCCTCATCCCATCTGGATCTCTGAACATCTGTGACCCACACTCAGCCTGCCCGCTGTCCACATGCCTCCCGAGGATACTCACCTGCTGATCCAGCACTCCTTCCATGCCCTGCCTCTCTGCAACTTCAAGCAAGATTTAGTCTGGTTCAGTTAATGCACTGGCCTGCTATATTCACTTCCTGGACAGTCAATTAATCCTCATTCTCTCCTCTGGCAGAGCTCCTGTGATCCGGTCCAAGTTGGAGCAGTTCTAATTCCCCAGCCACAGTCCCTGATCACTTTTCTGCAATAAAGTTCCCTTAATCAAGATACTACTCGTAGAGTCTGCGTTGTGGGTTCAGCTGTAGTAAGGGTAATTATTTCAACACCATTTAGACTAGACTAGAATagactagaatagaatagaatagaatagaatagaatagaatagaatagaactttattgatcGCTTTCAGGAAAGCGATAGCTGTAGagttaaaacaaaatgcaaaattctGAAGTATTACCTCGGCCAAGAAGGTaatgtttttggtagtgtttgtCATTCTGTCTAAAACCAAAATAactcaaagtttcaaataaattttgataaaactttgtaggggcgtagagtggggtcatgttaacaatacACTAAAATTTGCTTTACATCGACCAGTATGCAAGAATGacagaatgagctgcctagttagttagaaatatactgcagtata
Protein-coding sequences here:
- the h1m gene encoding linker histone H1M isoform X2, encoding MPPKKPAAASAEPSDSSSSEEPAYARTDKKSDAAPHPSTAIMVEEALQALDSRKGVSSHAIQKFITEKYPSVDPVRLKTLVRKNLKKGLETGTLVKPGNSNMTTSTRRFRLAPKTKPKAENGAASMKKSPKVAKDGAKKLSKAGATKDAANGQAKSKEDSKPPKRSKKDEATTSKVAPAKKPKAKKAEVTGDGC